A genomic window from Thiomonas arsenitoxydans includes:
- a CDS encoding NADH-quinone oxidoreductase subunit M: MQSLPLLSLSIWIPIAFGVLLLFVQGEQRAAAARWLALIGSLISFLITLPLITGFDNAQAGMQFVESVPWIRPFNINYALGIDGVSLWFVPLTALMTVIVIISAWEVIKDRVSLYLGAFLILSGLMIGVFAATDALLFYVFFEATLIPMYLIIGIWGGPRRVYAAFKFFLYTLAGSLLMLVALIYLYLQSGGSFDIANWYHVPLSMTAQIFIFIAFFFAFAVKIPMWPVHTWLPDAHVEAPTGGSVILAAIMLKLGAYGFIRFSLPMLPDASHALAPVMIALSLIAVIYIGFVALVQADMKKLVAYSSIAHMGFVTLGFFLFSDLGVQGGLVQMISHGFISGAMFLTIGVLYDRMHTRQIADYGGVTNTMPKFAALAVLFGMANAGLPGTSGFVGEWMVILAAVKFNFWIGLLAATTLILAASYTLWMIKRVYFGPVGNDHVAALKDIGAREFFMLAVLVGAVLWMGVYPKFFTDPMQASVQHLLQFAASSKLQ; the protein is encoded by the coding sequence ATGCAATCTCTCCCTTTGCTCAGTCTGTCCATCTGGATTCCCATCGCCTTCGGTGTCTTGCTGCTCTTTGTTCAGGGCGAGCAACGCGCTGCGGCGGCGCGCTGGCTGGCGCTGATCGGCTCGCTGATCTCCTTTCTCATCACCCTGCCGCTGATCACCGGCTTCGACAACGCCCAGGCGGGCATGCAGTTTGTCGAGTCCGTGCCCTGGATTCGGCCTTTCAACATCAATTACGCGCTGGGTATCGACGGTGTGTCGCTGTGGTTCGTGCCGCTGACCGCTTTGATGACTGTGATCGTGATCATCAGCGCCTGGGAGGTCATCAAAGATCGCGTCAGCCTTTATCTCGGCGCTTTCCTCATTCTGTCGGGCCTGATGATCGGCGTGTTTGCCGCGACCGATGCCCTGCTGTTCTATGTGTTCTTCGAGGCCACGCTCATTCCGATGTATCTGATCATCGGCATCTGGGGCGGGCCGCGGCGGGTGTATGCCGCGTTCAAGTTCTTCCTCTACACCCTGGCTGGTTCGCTGCTCATGCTGGTGGCGCTGATCTATCTTTACCTGCAGTCGGGCGGAAGTTTCGACATCGCCAACTGGTACCACGTGCCGCTGTCGATGACGGCGCAGATTTTCATTTTCATCGCCTTTTTCTTCGCCTTCGCGGTGAAGATTCCGATGTGGCCGGTGCACACCTGGCTGCCGGATGCGCACGTTGAAGCGCCCACCGGCGGCTCGGTGATTCTGGCGGCCATCATGCTCAAGCTCGGCGCCTACGGTTTCATCCGCTTCTCTCTGCCCATGCTGCCTGATGCCAGCCATGCGCTCGCGCCGGTCATGATCGCCTTGTCGCTCATTGCGGTGATTTACATCGGTTTTGTCGCTCTGGTGCAGGCCGACATGAAAAAGCTGGTGGCGTATTCATCCATCGCGCACATGGGGTTTGTCACTCTGGGCTTTTTCCTGTTCTCCGACCTGGGTGTGCAGGGCGGGTTGGTGCAGATGATCTCGCATGGTTTCATTTCCGGCGCCATGTTCCTGACCATCGGGGTGCTGTATGACCGCATGCACACCCGCCAGATTGCCGATTACGGCGGAGTGACCAACACCATGCCCAAGTTCGCCGCGCTGGCCGTGCTGTTCGGCATGGCCAACGCCGGCTTGCCGGGCACCAGCGGTTTTGTCGGCGAGTGGATGGTGATTCTGGCTGCGGTGAAATTCAATTTCTGGATCGGCCTGCTGGCCGCGACCACGCTCATTCTGGCTGCGAGCTATACCTTGTGGATGATCAAGCGGGTGTATTTCGGGCCGGTGGGCAATGACCATGTAGCCGCGCTCAAGGACATCGGCGCCCGTGAATTCTTCATGCTCGCCGTGCTGGTCGGCGCGGTGCTGTGGATGGGCGTGTATCCCAAATTCTTCACCGATCCGATGCAGGCTTCGGTGCAACATCTGC